The following are encoded together in the Myxococcus virescens genome:
- a CDS encoding GTPase domain-containing protein: MRDPYTLRTCLASALDALPAPERFPDASDAELARRLAERLRRDLLPRLGSADSPLLLVAIAGPNNVGKSTLFNSLVGAALSPARPEGGLTKQCLAAAHPETWTGPLKDFLTRRYDIVLVASGDAAPVDQAGPPGRLYLTLSDAVPRGLLVMDTPDFDSVYRDNRERAEALLVTVDVLAFVVSRQTYQNAALVDFLRAAVGHGRPYLLVYNEATREEVARGHLDKLAEDVGHPALARYLAPHQPDVEAGLKPLATEPLDGKPALGALLGQAEHARELKARALEASLADARAEMEAVSRAASEAAREPDRLRKRLRHELDVVGAHAALKAVPADVLIDAFRDELDARSQFHKWVRLPFRGLATALTFVTRKVRESFTAPEAPGPDTPTHAVDESLKDGVRRLVDAFAPEVAAWRADAQTRTKLEEAFGPVTLTKLEEPLGFEPLHAHAADRATLYAYCRELVSAELQGDMREEILQTLTTLVYSVPSGAAAAVTVATGGMGHDAVVWAGTLLSTPLMERFVDLLGAQVRARVTKKWADAHGATLSKALEARYFSDILEQLDGLASDWNQTAARLDEARAGLS; this comes from the coding sequence ATGAGAGACCCGTACACCCTGCGCACCTGCCTCGCGTCCGCCCTGGACGCCCTGCCCGCTCCCGAGCGCTTCCCGGACGCCTCGGACGCCGAGCTCGCGCGCCGTCTGGCCGAACGCCTGCGCCGCGACCTGCTCCCCCGCCTGGGCTCCGCGGACTCCCCGCTGCTGCTGGTGGCCATCGCCGGTCCCAACAACGTGGGCAAGTCCACCCTCTTCAACTCGCTGGTGGGCGCGGCGCTGTCCCCCGCGAGGCCCGAGGGCGGGCTCACCAAGCAGTGCCTGGCGGCGGCCCACCCGGAGACGTGGACCGGGCCGCTGAAGGACTTCCTGACGCGGCGCTATGACATCGTGCTCGTGGCCTCCGGCGACGCGGCGCCCGTGGACCAGGCGGGGCCTCCGGGCCGGCTGTACCTGACGCTGTCGGACGCGGTGCCTCGCGGGCTGCTCGTCATGGACACGCCGGACTTCGACAGCGTGTACCGCGACAACCGCGAGCGCGCGGAGGCGTTGCTCGTCACCGTGGACGTGCTGGCGTTCGTGGTGAGCCGACAGACGTACCAGAACGCCGCGCTGGTGGACTTCCTGCGCGCGGCCGTGGGGCATGGGCGGCCGTACCTGCTCGTCTATAACGAGGCCACGCGCGAGGAGGTGGCCCGCGGGCACCTGGACAAGCTCGCCGAGGACGTGGGCCACCCGGCGCTGGCGCGCTACCTGGCGCCGCACCAGCCCGACGTGGAGGCGGGGCTGAAGCCCCTGGCCACGGAGCCCCTGGACGGGAAGCCCGCGCTGGGGGCGCTGCTAGGACAGGCCGAACACGCGCGCGAGCTGAAGGCCCGGGCGCTGGAAGCCTCGCTCGCGGATGCGCGCGCGGAGATGGAGGCCGTGTCGCGCGCGGCCTCGGAGGCGGCGCGGGAGCCCGACCGGCTCCGCAAGCGACTGCGCCACGAGTTGGACGTGGTGGGGGCGCACGCGGCGCTGAAGGCCGTGCCCGCGGACGTGCTCATCGACGCCTTCCGCGACGAACTGGATGCGCGCAGTCAGTTCCACAAGTGGGTGCGCCTGCCCTTCCGAGGGCTGGCCACGGCGCTCACCTTCGTCACGCGCAAGGTGCGCGAGTCCTTCACCGCGCCCGAGGCCCCGGGCCCGGACACGCCGACCCACGCGGTGGACGAGTCACTGAAGGACGGAGTGCGGCGGCTGGTGGATGCCTTCGCGCCGGAAGTGGCCGCGTGGCGCGCCGACGCGCAGACGCGGACGAAGCTGGAGGAAGCCTTCGGCCCGGTGACGCTGACGAAGCTGGAGGAGCCGCTGGGCTTCGAGCCCCTGCACGCGCACGCGGCGGACCGGGCCACGCTGTATGCGTACTGCCGGGAGTTGGTCTCCGCGGAGCTTCAGGGCGACATGCGGGAGGAGATTCTCCAGACACTGACGACGCTGGTGTACTCCGTACCGTCAGGCGCGGCGGCGGCCGTGACGGTGGCCACGGGCGGCATGGGCCATGACGCGGTCGTCTGGGCGGGCACGCTGCTGTCCACGCCGCTGATGGAGCGCTTCGTGGACCTGCTGGGCGCCCAGGTGCGGGCTCGTGTCACGAAGAAGTGGGCGGATGCCCACGGCGCGACCCTGTCGAAGGCCCTGGAGGCGCGGTACTTCTCCGACATCCTGGAGCAGCTCGACGGGCTGGCCAGCGACTGGAACCAGACGGCGGCCCGCCTGGACGAGGCCCGGGCAGGCTTGTCCTGA
- a CDS encoding thioredoxin family protein, with translation MRLLAACLLLSGLVACTAANTNAPAAAASHAKGPLPFIEDDYARALAEAQAKGLPLFVDVWAPWCHTCRSMKAYVLSDASLARHADRFVWLEVNTDLTSNAAFQEKYPVEFWPTLYVIDPRQEKALLRFAGSATVAQLEKLFEDGERAYKGGITGAEALLARGDALYAEGRSAEAAETLVEALAEAPADWSRRGRAVESLLTAMYGAKQHEACAHKALEELPKTPRSLSWANGALLGMYCVLSLPEDHAGGAELRGGLEAKVAEALAPPAIEMSADDRSGLYEVRVQAREVAKDTAAVKALSEEWLAFLEAEAAKAPNPQARTVFDSHRMLAAMKLETPARAIPALEQSEKDLPQDYNPPARLSTLYRLVGRLDDALAASDRALARVQGARRLSVLSGRADILVARQDTASAVKTLEEAITFAKSLPASQVSPRTVAGLEKKLSGLQASAR, from the coding sequence ATGCGCCTTCTCGCCGCCTGCCTGCTCCTGTCGGGGCTCGTCGCCTGCACCGCCGCGAATACGAATGCCCCCGCGGCCGCCGCGTCTCACGCCAAGGGCCCGTTGCCCTTCATCGAAGACGACTACGCCCGCGCGCTCGCCGAGGCCCAGGCGAAGGGGCTCCCCCTCTTCGTCGATGTCTGGGCGCCCTGGTGTCACACGTGCCGGTCGATGAAGGCCTACGTCCTGTCCGACGCGTCGCTGGCCCGGCACGCGGACCGCTTCGTGTGGCTGGAGGTGAACACCGACCTGACGTCGAACGCGGCGTTCCAGGAGAAGTATCCGGTGGAGTTCTGGCCCACGCTGTACGTCATCGACCCGCGCCAGGAGAAGGCCTTGCTGCGCTTTGCCGGCAGCGCCACCGTGGCGCAGTTGGAGAAGCTCTTCGAGGACGGTGAGCGCGCGTACAAGGGCGGCATCACCGGCGCCGAGGCCCTGCTGGCTCGCGGGGACGCGCTCTATGCGGAGGGCCGTTCGGCCGAAGCCGCGGAGACGCTCGTGGAGGCCCTGGCCGAGGCGCCCGCGGACTGGTCCCGCCGGGGCCGTGCGGTGGAGTCGCTGCTGACGGCGATGTACGGCGCGAAGCAGCACGAGGCGTGCGCGCACAAGGCATTGGAGGAGCTCCCGAAGACGCCCCGCTCGCTGTCCTGGGCCAATGGCGCTCTCTTGGGCATGTACTGCGTGCTGTCGCTGCCGGAGGACCACGCGGGCGGGGCGGAGCTGCGCGGCGGCCTGGAGGCCAAGGTGGCCGAGGCCCTGGCGCCCCCGGCCATCGAGATGTCCGCGGATGACCGCTCCGGCCTGTACGAGGTGCGCGTGCAGGCGCGAGAGGTGGCGAAGGACACGGCGGCCGTGAAGGCCCTGTCGGAGGAGTGGCTGGCGTTCCTGGAGGCCGAGGCGGCGAAGGCGCCCAATCCCCAGGCGCGGACGGTGTTCGACTCGCACCGCATGCTCGCGGCCATGAAGCTGGAGACGCCCGCCCGGGCGATTCCCGCGCTCGAGCAGAGCGAGAAGGACCTGCCCCAGGACTACAACCCGCCCGCGCGCCTTTCGACGCTGTACCGGCTCGTCGGCCGGCTGGATGACGCGCTCGCCGCCAGCGACCGTGCGCTGGCGCGCGTCCAGGGCGCGCGGCGGTTGTCGGTGTTGTCGGGCCGCGCGGACATCCTCGTGGCGCGCCAGGACACGGCGTCCGCCGTGAAGACGCTGGAAGAGGCCATCACCTTCGCGAAGTCGCTGCCCGCCTCGCAGGTGTCGCCGCGCACGGTGGCCGGGCTGGAGAAGAAGCTCAGCGGTCTTCAGGCCTCGGCGCGGTAG
- a CDS encoding metallophosphoesterase has translation MSKTSSIQAALARATEAAAEAPRSVPAEDHVWRRRLVMGDPQADLDQVLAILAHHGLLTGEGWLRSDVQLISVGDHFDWGKPAERESAAASGLALVAWLAAHPATQAVMLLGNHDLARVGELAGFTDARFAEAQAEADRIYQGGATDEAAEQAFLARWPEVPSAELVARDFGNFRAAQRTWVEHLLRVKRFRVAHAAAPDLLVLHAGVTQEDLDVTRLPPAQREDANLVAAALNAALDAAVAGWTRGPLVIPGLHHPGDAAHGEGTGIFYQRPSLLPEDAERVRGTPRRRFDPRRLPTGLTQVVGHTRDKRSRAMLGMPPDGARDGVLRHFVTDGTRVDYAHGAPPPPAPGTAMLVFTDGAMRECQAPDYELFDLDTRAAATAPRPEDR, from the coding sequence GTGAGCAAGACGTCATCCATCCAGGCCGCGCTCGCGCGGGCCACCGAGGCCGCGGCGGAGGCGCCGCGCTCCGTCCCAGCGGAGGACCATGTCTGGCGGCGCCGGCTCGTCATGGGGGACCCGCAAGCCGACCTGGACCAGGTCCTGGCCATCCTGGCGCACCACGGACTGCTGACCGGCGAGGGGTGGCTTCGCTCCGACGTGCAGCTCATCTCGGTGGGCGACCACTTCGACTGGGGCAAGCCCGCCGAGCGAGAGTCCGCCGCCGCCAGTGGGCTGGCGCTGGTGGCGTGGCTGGCCGCCCACCCGGCGACCCAAGCGGTGATGCTGCTGGGCAACCACGACCTGGCGCGAGTGGGCGAGCTGGCCGGCTTCACGGATGCGCGCTTCGCCGAGGCCCAGGCCGAAGCGGACCGCATCTACCAGGGAGGCGCGACGGACGAAGCGGCGGAGCAGGCGTTCCTCGCGCGCTGGCCCGAAGTTCCTTCCGCGGAGCTGGTGGCCCGCGACTTCGGCAACTTCCGCGCGGCGCAGCGCACCTGGGTGGAGCACCTGCTGCGGGTGAAGCGCTTCCGCGTGGCCCATGCCGCGGCCCCTGACCTGCTGGTGCTGCACGCGGGCGTCACACAGGAGGACCTGGACGTGACGCGCCTGCCTCCCGCCCAGCGCGAGGACGCGAACCTGGTGGCGGCGGCGCTGAACGCGGCCCTGGATGCGGCGGTAGCGGGCTGGACTCGAGGTCCGCTCGTCATTCCGGGGCTGCACCACCCAGGCGACGCGGCCCACGGCGAGGGCACGGGCATCTTCTACCAGCGCCCCAGCCTGCTGCCCGAGGACGCCGAGCGCGTGCGCGGCACGCCCCGGCGCCGCTTCGACCCGAGGCGGCTGCCCACGGGCCTGACGCAGGTGGTGGGCCATACACGCGACAAGCGAAGCCGCGCGATGCTGGGGATGCCACCCGACGGCGCCCGCGACGGCGTGCTGCGGCATTTCGTCACGGATGGAACGCGCGTGGACTACGCCCACGGCGCGCCGCCTCCACCAGCACCCGGCACCGCGATGCTGGTGTTCACCGACGGAGCCATGCGCGAGTGCCAGGCCCCGGACTACGAGCTGTTCGACCTGGACACCCGCGCGGCGGCTACCGCGCCGAGGCCTGAAGACCGCTGA